The following proteins are encoded in a genomic region of Candidatus Kryptobacter tengchongensis:
- a CDS encoding NAD(P) transhydrogenase subunit alpha, with the protein MIKVGVPKETYPGETRVALVPANVQQFKKAGAEVIIQSGAGEKAGYLDGEYLEKGAQIVKSREEVFANADVILQVRTLGANPEESRKDIQLVREGQILVGFMEPFFVKDLIEEVAKRGVISFALELLPRTSRAQSMDVLSSMATISGYKAVLLAASYLPKMFPMLTTAAGTILPANVFVIGAGVAGLQAIATARRLGAVVKAYDIRPATKQEVESLGAKFVELGLESQEAEDKRGYAKDMGEEFYKKQREMLTKIIAESDVVISTAAVPGKRAPVLITEEMVKGMKPGSVIVDLAAERGGNCELTKPGEIIEKYGVTIIGPVNVPATVPYHASQMYSKNITNFCMLFIKNGEININLNDDILSSTLLTKDGKLTNSIFD; encoded by the coding sequence ATGATTAAAGTTGGCGTCCCAAAAGAAACCTATCCAGGTGAAACAAGAGTAGCACTTGTCCCAGCTAATGTCCAGCAGTTTAAAAAAGCGGGGGCTGAGGTTATAATTCAATCAGGAGCAGGTGAAAAAGCAGGCTATTTAGACGGAGAATATCTTGAAAAAGGAGCACAAATAGTTAAGAGTCGGGAGGAGGTTTTTGCAAACGCCGATGTTATACTTCAGGTTAGAACCCTGGGAGCAAATCCAGAGGAAAGCAGAAAAGATATTCAATTAGTAAGAGAGGGACAGATTTTAGTTGGATTTATGGAGCCGTTTTTTGTAAAAGATTTGATTGAAGAGGTTGCAAAGAGAGGAGTTATCTCTTTTGCGCTTGAACTTTTACCGAGAACATCAAGAGCTCAAAGTATGGATGTTTTGTCTTCAATGGCAACGATATCAGGATACAAAGCAGTTTTGCTTGCAGCAAGTTACTTGCCGAAGATGTTCCCTATGCTTACCACGGCAGCTGGGACGATTTTGCCTGCAAATGTTTTTGTTATAGGTGCTGGCGTTGCTGGACTCCAGGCTATTGCAACAGCAAGAAGGCTGGGAGCTGTTGTCAAGGCTTATGATATAAGACCTGCAACAAAGCAAGAAGTTGAAAGCTTGGGTGCAAAGTTTGTCGAACTTGGGCTTGAGTCTCAAGAAGCAGAAGACAAGAGAGGTTACGCAAAGGATATGGGTGAGGAGTTTTACAAAAAACAAAGAGAAATGTTAACCAAGATAATCGCAGAAAGTGATGTCGTTATCTCAACGGCAGCAGTTCCCGGGAAAAGAGCACCCGTTTTAATAACCGAGGAAATGGTGAAAGGAATGAAACCAGGTTCAGTTATTGTTGATCTTGCTGCTGAAAGAGGTGGAAATTGTGAATTAACAAAGCCAGGTGAGATAATTGAAAAATATGGTGTTACAATAATTGGTCCAGTAAATGTTCCCGCTACCGTTCCATATCACGCAAGCCAAATGTATTCAAAGAATATTACAAATTTCTGCATGCTTTTCATCAAGAACGGTGAAATAAACATTAATCTTAACGATGACATTTTATCAAGCACATTGCTTACAAAAGATGGAAAACTTACAAATTCAATTTTTGATTAG
- a CDS encoding NAD(P) transhydrogenase subunit alpha translates to MDPFIAVLTIFVLAMIVGFEVITKVPPILHTPLMSGSNAISGITIIGSIIAAGAKYTTLASILGVIAVTFATINVVGGFLITHRMLEMFKKPKSDQKEKK, encoded by the coding sequence ATGGATCCATTTATCGCAGTATTAACAATTTTTGTCTTGGCGATGATCGTTGGATTTGAAGTTATAACTAAAGTTCCACCAATTCTTCACACGCCATTGATGTCTGGTTCAAATGCAATTTCGGGAATTACGATTATAGGTTCAATTATAGCTGCTGGAGCAAAATATACAACGCTTGCATCTATCCTTGGTGTAATCGCTGTTACATTTGCGACTATAAATGTTGTTGGTGGTTTTCTTATCACACATAGAATGCTTGAAATGTTTAAAAAACCAAAGTCAGATCAAAAAGAAAAGAAATAA